The Vibrio cyclitrophicus sequence CAACCAGTTCTTCTTATCGGGATACAAACGCGAAGCCAATTGCCAGACATTAAGCAGCCCGTGCCCCTGCGTATCCACCACCACAGGTTTAAAACCAGCCTTAGTTAATGCATCAGCGCGGCTATCGACCACTTCCTTACGAGTGGCATACACCTGATAACTGCTTGTCGATCCTTTACCAAATCGTTTGTCTTCCAGCTTTACAAAATCTAAACTCAGCTCCTCAATAGGAAAGGGAGACTGGTGAGCAAAGGTTTGATAGATCGAAAACTCTTTTTCTCTGTCTTCTAACTCACTCTCTATTTGCAGTACTTTGCTGATCACCGTGTTATCAGGTACTGAAATGGCGACGTTACGACAGCCAAAAGGCAGTCCTTTCCTAAGTTCTTTGAGTTTCTTAACAGTTTTCTGATACTCCAAAGTATGGTTAGCTGTAAAAATGTCGTCCGAAATCGGCAGCTCTTTGTATCCCACTAGGGCATACAACTCCCCCACGGGTTTTAGTACCACGGCTTTGATGCTGTGATGATTTATATCTATACCTGTAATTAATGATGAACCCATGTGACCTAGCTCCTGAAGTGCCAAGCATTTCGTTGATTATCTAGGGGTTGTGATTATTAGTTAAATAAGCGTTAATAAACGAAAGCTAAGTTTTTAGCCTAGAGTACAAGGGTTTGCTGCTTATCAGCCTTAACTAATCAGGGATTATCCGGTGAAGTTCATAAAGCGATTATTCATATTTACATTGATTTGCATGATTCTTGGAGTCAGTACAATTTTTGGGTTTTATTATTACGTAAAACCAGAGTTGCCTGATGTTGCCACTTTGCGTGACGTAGAACTCCAAACCCCGATGCAAGTCTTCAGTCAAGACGGAAAATTGATCTCTCAATTTGGTGAAAAGCGTCGTAACCCAGTCACTTATGACGAGATACCTCGCCACCTGGTTGAAGCCCTAATTGCTACTGAAGATAGTCGTTTCTACGAGCACCCGGGTATTGACCCAATTGGTATTACTCGTGCCGCGATCGTTGTTGCGATGTCAGGATCTGCAAAACAAGGTGCGAGTACCATTACTCAGCAGCTTGCGCGTAACTTCTTCTTATCTAATGAGAAAAAGATCATGCGTAAAATCAAAGAGATCTTCATTGCGATCCACATTGAACAACTTCTTAGTAAAGAAGAGATCATGGAGCTTTACGTAAACAAGATCTTCCTTGGTCACCGTTCATATGGCTTTGGCGCAGCTGCTCGTGTTTACTTTGGTAAAGACCTCCCTGAACTGACTCTGAGTGAAATCGCTACACTTGCTGGTATGCCAAAAGCACCATCCACAATGAACCCTATCTACTCTATTGAGCGCGCGACTCACCGTCGTAACGTGGTATTACGTCGCATGTTAG is a genomic window containing:
- the pilM gene encoding type IV pilus assembly protein PilM, whose protein sequence is MGSSLITGIDINHHSIKAVVLKPVGELYALVGYKELPISDDIFTANHTLEYQKTVKKLKELRKGLPFGCRNVAISVPDNTVISKVLQIESELEDREKEFSIYQTFAHQSPFPIEELSLDFVKLEDKRFGKGSTSSYQVYATRKEVVDSRADALTKAGFKPVVVDTQGHGLLNVWQLASRLYPDKKNWLLVDVGIDQTSLGIIPQSSAPFYKDIAFGTQDLRSSDNPSDIEGVFGTAEDTHRFIVNLIEKLKRQLQLYSSVNALLPISGIWLMGEGASIPMVTEELERHFQLSCESLNPLSLFENKVAKRRRLPMDWQHFGIAAGMAMSGLKWQGEKHVASN